From a single Epinephelus fuscoguttatus linkage group LG18, E.fuscoguttatus.final_Chr_v1 genomic region:
- the LOC125878611 gene encoding tripartite motif-containing protein 16-like, producing the protein MAQRGIQMNQEKLCCSICLDLLKDPVTIPCGHNYCMSCIKSHWDEEDQKQIHSCPQCRHTFMPRPALVKNTMFADLVEELKKTGLQAAPADHCYAGPEDVACDFCTGRKLKAVKSCLQCLVSYCEQHLQPHYESPAFEKHKLVGPSKKLQENICTRHNKVIEIFCRTDQQCICYLCCMDEHKGHDTVSAAAERTERQKELGVSRQNIQQRIQNREKDVTVLQQEVEAINHSADKAVRDSEKIFTDLIRLIEKRRSDVKQHIRSQQKTEVRQVKELQEKLQQEITDLRRKDTELEKLSHTEDHTQFLQSYPSLSHLTDSEDSSRINIRPVRHFEDVTAAVSEARDKLQDFVSDVWTKISLTKTKVDVLLAQPQPKTRAEFLQYSRQITLDPNTADRWLELSEGNRKATVRQAPFLLLVFDSRCQVLSRKSLTGRCYWEVELSGGTVSAAVTFAHRRPVCDTGFGNNDTSWAVYCLSDSYKFRHNSIITSISGPQSSRVGVYLDHPAGILSFYSVSDTMTLLHRVQTTFTQPLCAGLGVYGYDSSAELCDLK; encoded by the coding sequence ATGGCACAGCGAGGAATTCAGATGAACCAAGAAAAACTCTGCTGTTCGATCTGTCTGGATCTACTGAAGGATCCTGTCACTATTCCCTGTGGACACAACTACTGTATGAGCTGTATTAAAAGCCACTGGGATGAAGAGGATCAGAAGCAAATCCACAGCTGTCCTCAGTGCAGACACACCTTCATGCCGAGGCCTGCTCTTGTGAAAAACACCATGTTTGCAGATTTAGTGGAGGAACTGAAGAAGACAGGACTCCAAGCTGCTCCAGCTGATCACTGCTATGCCGGACCTGAAGATGTGGCCTGTGATTTCTGTACTGGGAGAAAGCTGAAAGCTGTCAAGTCCTGTCTGCAGTGTCTGGTGTCTTACTGTGAGCAGCACCTCCAGCCTCACTATGAATCCCCTGCCTTTGAAAAACACAAGCTGGTCGGCCCCTCCAAGAAGCTTCAGGAGAACATCTGTACTCGTCACAACAAGGTGATTGAGATTTTCTGTCGCACTGATCAGCAGTGTATCTGTTATCTGTGCTGCATGGATGAACATAAAGGCCACGACACagtttcagctgcagcagaacgGACTGAGAGGCAGAAAGAGCTCGGGGTGAGTCGACAAAACATCCAGCAGAGAATCcagaacagagagaaagatgtgaCGGTGCTtcagcaggaggtggaggctATCAATCACTCTGCTGATAAAGCAGTGAGGGACAGTGAGAAGATCTTCACAGATCTGATCCGTCTCATTGAGAAAAGAAGATCTGATGTGAAGCAGCACATCAGATCTCAGCAGAAAACTGAAGTTAGACAAGTCAAAGAGCTTCAGgagaagctgcagcaggagatCACTGATCTGAGGAGGAAAGACACTGAGCTGGAgaagctctcacacacagaggaccaCACCCAGTTTCTACAGAGCTACCCCTCACTGTCACATCTCACTGACTCTGAAGACTCATCCAGGATCAATATCCGCCCTGTGCGACACTTTGAGGatgtgactgcagctgtgtCAGAGGCCAGAGATAAACTACAGGACTTTGTTAGTGATGTGTGGACCAAGATCTCACTGACAAAGACTAAAGTGGATGTTTTGCTGGCACAACCTCAGCCCAAGACCAGAGCTGAATTCTTACAGTATTCACGTCAGATCACACTGGATCCaaacacagcagacagatgGCTTGAATTATCTGAAGGGAACAGAAAAGCAACAGTGAGACAAGCACCATTTTTATTGCTAGTTTTCGACAGTCGTTGTCAGGTCCTGAGCAGAAAGAGTCTGACTGGACGatgttactgggaggtggagttgaGTGGTGGAACAgtttcagctgcagtcacatTTGCACATAGAAGACCAGTATGTGATACTGGATTTGGGAACAATGACACATCTTGGGCAGTATATTGTTTGAGTGATTCTTATAAATTCAGACATAACAGTATCATCACTTCCATCTCAGGCCCTCAGTCCTCCAGAGTGGGAGTGTACCTGGATCACCCTGCAGGTATTTTGTCCTTCTACAGCGTCTCTGACACCATgactctcctccacagagtccagaccacattcactcagcctctctgtgcTGGACTTGGTGTTTATGGTTATGATTCCTCTGCTGAATTGTGTGATCTCAAGTAG